A single Pseudomonas brassicacearum DNA region contains:
- the zapE gene encoding cell division protein ZapE, protein MTPLERYQADLKRPEFFHDAAQETAVRHLQRLYDDLVAASNNKPGLLGKLFGKKDQAPVRGLYFWGGVGRGKTYLVDTFFEALPFKEKTRTHFHRFMKRVHEEMKTLGGEKNPLTIIAKRFSDETRVICFDEFFVSDITDAMILGTLMEELFKNGVTLVATSNIVPDGLYKDGLQRARFLPAIALIKEHTEIVNVDSGVDYRLRHLEQAELFHFPLDAAAEESLRKSFRALTPECTQAVENDVLVIENREIRAVRTCDDVAWFDFRELCDGPRSQNDYIELGKIFHAVLLSGVEQMSVTTDDIARRFINMVDEFYDRNVKLIISAEVELKDLYTGGRLTFEFQRTLSRLLEMQSHEFLARAHKP, encoded by the coding sequence ATGACGCCCCTAGAACGATATCAAGCTGATCTGAAACGCCCGGAGTTCTTCCACGACGCAGCCCAGGAAACGGCGGTGCGGCACTTGCAGCGCCTGTACGATGACCTGGTCGCGGCGTCGAACAACAAGCCCGGCCTGTTGGGCAAACTGTTCGGCAAAAAAGACCAGGCTCCGGTCAGGGGCCTGTATTTCTGGGGCGGCGTGGGCCGTGGCAAGACCTACCTGGTGGATACCTTCTTCGAAGCGTTGCCGTTCAAGGAGAAGACACGAACGCACTTCCACCGCTTCATGAAGCGCGTGCACGAGGAAATGAAGACCCTGGGCGGCGAGAAGAACCCGCTGACCATCATCGCCAAGCGTTTTTCCGACGAAACACGGGTGATCTGCTTCGATGAGTTTTTCGTTTCCGACATCACCGACGCCATGATCCTGGGCACCTTGATGGAAGAGCTGTTCAAGAACGGCGTGACCCTGGTCGCCACCTCGAACATCGTGCCGGACGGCCTGTACAAGGACGGCCTGCAGCGGGCGCGTTTCCTGCCGGCCATCGCGCTGATCAAGGAACACACTGAAATCGTCAACGTCGACAGCGGCGTCGACTACCGCCTGCGTCACCTCGAACAAGCGGAGCTGTTCCACTTTCCGTTGGATGCCGCTGCCGAGGAGAGCCTGCGCAAGAGCTTCCGCGCCCTGACGCCGGAATGCACCCAGGCCGTGGAAAATGATGTATTGGTCATCGAAAATCGCGAAATCCGCGCCGTGCGTACTTGCGATGACGTGGCCTGGTTCGACTTCCGCGAACTGTGCGACGGCCCACGCAGCCAGAACGACTACATCGAACTGGGCAAGATCTTCCACGCCGTGCTGCTCAGCGGTGTCGAGCAGATGAGCGTCACCACCGACGACATCGCCCGTCGCTTCATCAACATGGTCGACGAGTTCTACGACCGTAACGTGAAGCTGATCATCTCGGCTGAAGTCGAACTCAAGGACCTCTACACCGGCGGTCGCCTGACCTTCGAATTCCAGCGGACCTTGAGTCGCTTGCTGGAGATGCAGTCCCACGAATTCCTGGCACGGGCGCATAAGCCGTAG
- a CDS encoding YhcB family protein — MEHSLLVWLLPTLALVAGVAIGFLLARLLPNAVPNSTQRQLDDIQERFDSYQNEVVTHFNSTASLVKKLTQSYQDVQDHLSEGANRLALDEQTRQRLLAALQADAAQTPRERLTPPKGLQEPPRDYAPKAPNSPGMLDEHYGLKK, encoded by the coding sequence GTGGAACACTCGCTCTTAGTTTGGTTGTTGCCGACTCTTGCCCTGGTTGCCGGTGTCGCCATTGGATTCCTGCTTGCCCGACTGCTGCCCAACGCGGTGCCCAACAGCACCCAACGTCAGCTGGACGACATTCAGGAACGTTTCGACAGTTATCAGAATGAAGTGGTCACCCACTTCAACAGCACCGCCTCTCTGGTGAAAAAACTCACCCAGAGCTACCAGGACGTCCAGGATCATTTGTCCGAGGGTGCCAATCGCCTGGCCCTGGACGAGCAGACTCGCCAGCGCCTGCTGGCCGCCCTGCAAGCCGATGCGGCACAGACTCCACGGGAACGCCTGACCCCACCAAAAGGGCTTCAGGAACCGCCGCGGGACTATGCCCCCAAGGCCCCGAATTCGCCCGGCATGCTCGATGAGCATTACGGTTTGAAGAAGTAA
- a CDS encoding GlxA family transcriptional regulator has protein sequence MASLRYGKQLGHGLTPAFETRLVSPDGKPVNSFSDVIMPVDGGLENTDVIILPAFWDDFATLCQRYPQVLPWLREQHARGAVLCGEATGVFWLAEAGLLDGKEATTYWRFFNAFKERFPQVYLNQDKHLTDADNLFCAGGTTSACDLYIYLIERFCGANVAQAVARDILYEVQRSYSPGRIGFGGQKLHQDVIILQIQQWLEEHFADKFRFEDVAREHGMSIRNFMRRFQTATGDKPLHYLQRLRIETAKGLLSGSRKSIKTISYEVGYDDASFFARLFRQHTDLSPNQYRQQFQQAA, from the coding sequence CTGGCCAGCCTGCGCTATGGCAAACAACTGGGCCACGGCCTGACGCCGGCGTTTGAAACCCGGCTGGTCAGCCCCGATGGCAAGCCGGTGAACAGCTTCAGCGATGTGATCATGCCGGTGGACGGCGGCCTGGAAAACACCGACGTCATCATCCTGCCAGCCTTCTGGGATGATTTCGCCACCCTCTGCCAACGTTATCCCCAGGTCCTGCCCTGGCTGCGCGAACAACACGCGCGCGGCGCAGTGCTCTGCGGCGAGGCCACCGGGGTGTTCTGGCTGGCCGAGGCCGGGTTGCTCGACGGCAAGGAAGCCACCACCTACTGGCGCTTCTTCAATGCCTTCAAGGAGCGCTTTCCCCAGGTATACCTGAACCAGGACAAGCACCTGACCGACGCCGACAACCTGTTCTGCGCCGGCGGCACGACCTCAGCCTGCGACCTCTACATTTATCTCATCGAACGCTTCTGTGGCGCCAACGTCGCCCAGGCCGTGGCGCGGGACATCCTGTATGAGGTGCAACGCAGCTATTCGCCAGGACGGATCGGCTTCGGCGGGCAGAAATTGCACCAGGACGTGATCATCCTGCAGATCCAGCAATGGCTCGAAGAGCACTTCGCCGACAAATTCCGCTTCGAAGACGTCGCCCGTGAACACGGCATGAGCATCCGTAATTTCATGCGCCGCTTCCAGACCGCCACGGGTGACAAGCCGCTGCATTACCTGCAACGGCTGCGGATCGAAACCGCCAAGGGCCTGCTCTCCGGCAGCCGCAAGAGCATCAAGACCATCAGCTATGAAGTCGGCTACGACGATGCGAGCTTTTTCGCCCGGCTGTTCCGCCAACATACCGACCTGTCGCCGAACCAGTATCGGCAGCAGTTTCAACAGGCGGCGTGA
- a CDS encoding tryptophan--tRNA ligase, producing the protein MTTRTRILTGITTTGTPHLGNYAGAIRPAILASRDSNADSFYFLADYHALIKCDDPLRIQRSRLEIAATWLAGGLDVDRVTFYRQSDIPEIPELTWLLTCVAAKGLLNRAHAYKASVDKNVEAGEDPDAGITMGLYSYPVLMAADILMFNAHKVPVGRDQIQHVEMARDIGQRFNHLFGQGKEFFTMPEALIEESVATLPGLDGRKMSKSYDNTIPLFSSAKDMKDAISRIVTDSRAPGEAKDPDNSHLFTLFQAFATAEQSAEFRSELLQGLGWGEAKNRLFQLLDSELGEARERYHQFIERPSDLEDILQLGAKKARAVATPFLNELREAVGLRSFVSQVQVAASTKKKAAKAARFVSFREDDGSFRFRLLAADGEQLLLSRNFADGKAAGQVTKQLQAGQPLDVRSDDLGFSVWLDGECVANSPAFADSTARDAAVDALRVALTPAQD; encoded by the coding sequence ATGACGACGCGTACCCGTATCCTGACTGGCATCACCACCACCGGCACCCCGCACCTGGGCAACTATGCCGGCGCCATCCGTCCGGCGATCCTCGCCAGCCGCGACAGCAACGCCGATTCGTTCTACTTCCTGGCCGACTACCACGCCCTGATCAAGTGCGATGACCCGCTGCGTATCCAGCGCTCGCGCCTGGAAATCGCCGCCACTTGGCTGGCCGGCGGCCTGGACGTGGACCGCGTGACGTTCTATCGCCAGTCCGATATTCCCGAGATCCCGGAGCTGACCTGGCTGCTGACCTGCGTCGCCGCCAAGGGCCTGCTCAACCGTGCCCACGCCTACAAGGCCTCGGTGGACAAGAACGTCGAGGCCGGTGAAGACCCGGACGCCGGCATCACCATGGGGCTGTACAGCTACCCGGTATTGATGGCCGCCGACATCCTGATGTTCAACGCCCACAAGGTGCCGGTCGGTCGTGACCAGATCCAGCACGTGGAAATGGCCCGCGACATCGGCCAGCGCTTCAACCACCTGTTCGGCCAGGGCAAGGAGTTCTTCACCATGCCCGAGGCGCTGATCGAAGAAAGCGTCGCCACGCTGCCGGGCCTCGACGGCCGCAAGATGTCCAAGAGCTACGACAACACCATCCCGTTGTTCAGCAGCGCCAAGGACATGAAGGATGCGATCTCACGGATCGTCACCGATTCCCGCGCCCCGGGCGAAGCCAAGGATCCGGACAATTCGCACCTGTTCACCCTGTTCCAGGCCTTCGCCACCGCCGAACAGTCCGCGGAGTTTCGCAGCGAACTGCTGCAAGGCCTGGGTTGGGGCGAAGCCAAGAACCGCCTGTTCCAGTTGCTCGACAGCGAGCTAGGTGAAGCGCGTGAGCGTTATCACCAGTTCATCGAGCGTCCATCGGACCTTGAAGACATCCTGCAACTGGGCGCGAAAAAAGCCCGGGCCGTGGCAACGCCGTTCCTCAACGAACTGCGCGAGGCCGTTGGCCTGCGTTCGTTTGTCAGCCAGGTCCAGGTAGCCGCCAGCACCAAGAAGAAAGCCGCCAAGGCTGCCCGCTTCGTCAGCTTCCGCGAAGACGACGGCAGTTTCCGCTTCCGACTGCTGGCCGCCGACGGCGAGCAACTGTTGCTGTCGCGCAACTTTGCCGACGGCAAGGCTGCCGGTCAGGTGACCAAACAACTGCAAGCCGGCCAGCCGCTGGATGTACGAAGCGACGACCTGGGTTTCAGCGTCTGGCTCGACGGCGAGTGCGTGGCGAACAGTCCAGCCTTCGCCGACAGCACCGCCCGGGATGCCGCCGTCGATGCGTTGCGCGTTGCCCTGACGCCTGCCCAGGACTGA
- a CDS encoding alpha/beta hydrolase translates to MRETPVVIDGPVGQLEALYLDNEAPRGLALICHPNPVQGGTMLNKVVSTLQRTARDAGLVTLRFNYRGVGASAGNHDMGTGEVDDAQAVAQWLHEKYPQLPLTLFGFSFGGFVAASLGGRLEAQGQPVKHLFMVAPAVMRLDEQSPLPTGGELTVIQPETDEVVDPQLVYEWSDTLQRPHELLKVAECGHFFHGKLTDLKDLILPRLSN, encoded by the coding sequence ATGCGCGAAACCCCTGTAGTCATCGATGGCCCGGTGGGCCAACTGGAAGCCTTGTACCTGGACAACGAGGCCCCCCGTGGCCTGGCGCTGATCTGCCACCCGAACCCGGTGCAGGGCGGGACCATGCTCAACAAAGTCGTCTCGACCTTGCAACGTACTGCCCGTGATGCTGGCCTGGTTACGTTGCGTTTCAATTATCGTGGCGTGGGTGCCAGTGCCGGCAATCATGACATGGGCACCGGCGAAGTGGACGATGCCCAGGCTGTCGCCCAATGGCTGCATGAAAAATACCCGCAATTGCCCCTGACCCTGTTCGGTTTTTCCTTCGGTGGCTTCGTCGCCGCCAGCCTGGGTGGGCGTCTGGAAGCCCAGGGTCAGCCGGTCAAGCATCTGTTCATGGTGGCCCCGGCGGTGATGCGCCTGGACGAGCAATCGCCCTTGCCGACCGGTGGCGAGCTGACTGTGATCCAGCCGGAAACCGACGAAGTAGTCGATCCGCAGCTGGTTTACGAATGGTCTGACACGCTCCAACGCCCCCATGAGCTGCTGAAAGTGGCAGAATGCGGACACTTTTTTCATGGCAAGCTGACTGATCTCAAGGATCTGATCCTGCCTCGCCTCTCGAATTGA
- the ltrA gene encoding group II intron reverse transcriptase/maturase has product MTTGRAQTSAASVTWTNAEPDTLMERVLVPANLRRAYQRVVSNKGAPGADGMTVEQLADYTNQYWPILKARLLAGEYHPQGVRAVEIPKPKGGTRQLGIPNVVDRLIQQALLQQLTPIFDPLFSDYSYGFRPGRSAHQAIETARTHVAAGHRWCVELDLEKFFDRVNHDVEDKRVLRLIRCYLEAGVMSGGVVSRRQEGAPQGGPLSPLLSNILLNELDRELERRGHRFVRYADDANIYVRSRRAGERVLAGVERFLSRRLKLALNREKSRVARPWVCDYLGYGMSWHKQPKLKVATLSLGRLRDRLRALLRGARGHKMADVIDRINPVLLGWAGYFKRSQNKRALEELDGWVRRKLRCVIWRQWKQPSTRARNLIRLGLSEARACTSAFNGRGPWWNSGASHMNQALPKKLWNQLGLLSILDTINRLSRVT; this is encoded by the coding sequence GTGACGACTGGCAGGGCACAAACATCGGCGGCGTCTGTGACGTGGACGAACGCGGAGCCGGACACGCTGATGGAGCGGGTGCTTGTGCCCGCCAACCTGCGGCGTGCGTACCAACGCGTGGTCAGCAACAAGGGCGCACCGGGTGCCGATGGCATGACGGTGGAGCAATTGGCGGACTACACGAATCAGTATTGGCCGATCCTCAAGGCTCGGCTGCTGGCCGGCGAGTATCACCCGCAAGGTGTGCGCGCCGTCGAAATCCCCAAACCCAAAGGTGGAACACGGCAGTTGGGCATTCCCAACGTCGTGGATCGTCTGATCCAACAGGCCTTGCTGCAACAGCTCACGCCGATTTTCGACCCTCTGTTCTCGGACTACAGCTACGGCTTTCGCCCGGGTAGAAGCGCTCATCAAGCCATCGAAACAGCCCGCACCCATGTGGCGGCGGGCCACCGCTGGTGCGTGGAGCTCGATCTGGAGAAGTTCTTTGATCGGGTCAACCACGATGTCGAAGACAAGCGGGTGCTCAGGCTGATCCGTTGTTACCTCGAAGCTGGAGTCATGTCGGGTGGGGTCGTCAGCCGCCGGCAGGAGGGGGCGCCGCAAGGCGGCCCGCTCTCGCCGCTGCTGTCGAACATCCTGCTCAACGAACTCGACCGCGAATTGGAACGGCGGGGCCATCGCTTCGTGCGTTATGCCGATGATGCGAACATTTATGTGCGCAGTCGTCGTGCTGGCGAACGGGTGTTGGCCGGGGTTGAGCGCTTCCTGAGCCGGCGACTGAAACTAGCGCTGAATCGGGAAAAGAGCCGTGTGGCGCGGCCCTGGGTCTGTGACTACCTGGGTTATGGGATGAGTTGGCATAAACAGCCGAAGCTGAAAGTGGCGACGCTGAGCCTAGGGCGCTTGCGCGACCGGCTCAGAGCGCTGTTGCGTGGGGCACGTGGTCACAAGATGGCGGATGTCATTGACCGGATAAACCCCGTGCTGCTTGGCTGGGCGGGCTACTTCAAGCGCAGTCAGAACAAGCGAGCCCTTGAGGAACTGGACGGTTGGGTACGACGTAAGCTTCGATGTGTCATCTGGCGCCAATGGAAGCAGCCCTCGACGAGGGCGCGCAACCTGATACGCCTAGGCCTTAGCGAAGCGCGAGCCTGTACATCAGCATTCAACGGGCGAGGCCCATGGTGGAACTCGGGAGCGTCACATATGAATCAGGCGCTACCGAAGAAACTGTGGAATCAGCTCGGATTGCTCTCGATACTGGATACGATAAACCGGCTTAGCCGTGTAACCTGA
- a CDS encoding aspartate aminotransferase family protein produces the protein MSQELNTLFEQDRAHFMHPSTHAHDHASGALKGRIIKSASGIRIRDHEGREFIDAFAGLYCVNIGYGRTEVADAIYKQAKELAYYHTYVGHSSEAIIELSSRIMDWAPEGMKKVYYGLSGSDANETQVKLVRYYNNVLGRPLKKKIISRDRGYHGSGIMTGSLTGLATFHQHFDLPVEGVKHTVCPHWYRKAPAGMDEAAFVRYCADELEKMILAEGPDTVAAFIGEPLMGTGGIIVPPAGYWDAIQAVLKKYDVLLIADEVVCAFGRLGSKMGSQRYGMKPDLITTAKGLTSAYAPLSAVIIGEKVWSVIEKASQTEGAMGHGWTYSGHPICAAAALANLDILERENLTANAEDVGGYLNRRLRETLEGHPLVGEVRGDGMLAAVEFMADREQRTAFDPALKVGPKVSAACLERGMIARAMPHGDILGFAPPLILTREDADLIVDITKGAIDQVAGEVLA, from the coding sequence ATGAGCCAAGAACTCAACACGCTGTTCGAACAAGACCGTGCGCATTTCATGCACCCCTCGACCCACGCTCACGACCACGCCAGTGGCGCGCTCAAGGGCCGGATCATCAAGAGTGCGTCAGGCATTCGCATTCGCGACCATGAAGGCCGTGAGTTCATCGATGCCTTTGCCGGCCTCTATTGCGTGAACATTGGTTATGGGCGCACGGAAGTGGCGGACGCCATCTACAAGCAGGCCAAGGAACTGGCCTACTACCACACCTACGTCGGCCACTCGAGCGAGGCGATCATCGAGCTGTCCAGTCGCATCATGGACTGGGCGCCGGAAGGGATGAAGAAGGTCTATTACGGTTTGTCCGGCTCCGATGCCAACGAAACCCAGGTCAAGCTGGTGCGCTACTACAACAACGTACTGGGCCGGCCGCTGAAGAAGAAAATCATTTCACGCGACCGTGGCTACCATGGCTCGGGCATCATGACCGGCAGCCTCACGGGGCTTGCGACCTTCCACCAGCATTTCGACCTGCCGGTGGAGGGGGTCAAGCACACCGTGTGTCCGCACTGGTATCGCAAGGCCCCGGCGGGCATGGACGAGGCGGCCTTCGTGCGCTATTGCGCCGATGAGCTGGAAAAAATGATCCTCGCCGAAGGCCCGGATACCGTGGCGGCGTTCATTGGTGAGCCGCTGATGGGCACCGGGGGCATCATCGTTCCGCCCGCCGGTTATTGGGATGCGATCCAGGCCGTGCTGAAAAAATACGACGTGCTGCTGATTGCCGATGAAGTGGTCTGCGCATTCGGTCGCCTGGGTTCGAAGATGGGCAGCCAGCGCTACGGCATGAAGCCGGACCTGATCACCACCGCCAAAGGCCTGACCAGTGCCTATGCCCCCTTGTCGGCGGTGATTATCGGCGAAAAGGTCTGGAGCGTGATTGAAAAAGCTTCCCAGACCGAAGGGGCCATGGGCCATGGCTGGACCTATTCCGGGCATCCGATTTGCGCGGCGGCGGCACTGGCGAACCTCGACATCCTTGAGCGGGAAAACCTCACGGCCAACGCCGAGGATGTTGGCGGCTACCTGAATCGTCGCCTGCGTGAAACCCTTGAGGGGCATCCACTGGTGGGCGAGGTGCGCGGTGACGGCATGCTGGCAGCGGTGGAATTCATGGCCGACCGTGAACAGCGCACGGCGTTCGACCCGGCACTCAAAGTCGGCCCGAAGGTCTCCGCCGCCTGCCTGGAACGCGGCATGATCGCCCGCGCCATGCCCCATGGCGACATCCTGGGCTTCGCCCCGCCACTGATCCTGACCCGCGAGGATGCGGACCTGATCGTCGACATCACCAAAGGGGCTATCGATCAGGTGGCGGGTGAGGTGTTGGCTTAA